One Beggiatoa leptomitoformis DNA segment encodes these proteins:
- a CDS encoding TVP38/TMEM64 family protein, with protein sequence MMTAYLIAFIQRLKQKLWALLTVLMGAGIIIVLFLGIAYITQWFLPASVIHFRDLLKAQDIEAIRQFFLSFGEWSALVFIGTQILQVFFAPLPGQLFGLLGGVIFGFWNGLLLTMIGLSIGSLLAIGLSRLLRETLVQRFVPPAIFNKFDYLIEQGGLFNFFIIFLLPVFPDDAVCFIAGLTRLPLWKLVIVCLIGRLPGMAVLTFVGTALHSDMTLAYLVFSIAMLISLIIWLFDKEIMNYLNPKN encoded by the coding sequence ATGATGACTGCTTATTTAATTGCCTTTATTCAACGCTTAAAACAAAAACTGTGGGCTTTACTAACGGTACTGATGGGAGCTGGCATTATCATCGTACTGTTTCTGGGTATTGCTTACATCACACAATGGTTTCTTCCTGCTAGTGTTATTCACTTTCGTGACTTACTAAAAGCACAAGATATTGAAGCTATTCGACAGTTTTTTCTTTCTTTTGGTGAATGGAGCGCGCTGGTTTTTATTGGCACACAGATTTTGCAGGTTTTTTTTGCACCCCTACCGGGGCAACTATTTGGTTTATTAGGCGGGGTTATTTTTGGTTTTTGGAATGGATTACTCTTGACTATGATAGGCTTAAGCATAGGCTCACTATTGGCCATAGGTCTGAGCCGTTTACTCCGTGAAACCCTCGTACAGCGATTTGTTCCGCCTGCTATTTTTAACAAATTTGACTATTTAATCGAACAAGGAGGACTATTCAACTTTTTCATTATTTTTCTCCTACCCGTTTTTCCTGACGATGCCGTTTGTTTTATAGCAGGACTCACACGCCTCCCACTCTGGAAACTAGTAATCGTTTGTTTAATTGGGCGTTTACCGGGAATGGCGGTTTTAACTTTTGTAGGAACTGCATTACACAGTGATATGACATTAGCCTATCTTGTCTTTAGCATTGCCATGTTGATTTCTCTAATTATTTGGCTTTTTGACAAAGAAATTATGAACTATTTAAATCCTAAAAACTAA
- a CDS encoding PilZ domain-containing protein → MADTKIDSFSIFEVIDKHSREHIGQLGDVSKDGIMLLTTKPLILNQTREVIIRLPASDAFYQEVIPLDIDPLWVKPDETQHELYRVGCQFVKTDRAELEMLIRQFGAKRSTRKNLLFYLDVLEKDSEELLGHLGDISDSGIMLITSYTMPLGESRDIIIKLPDIEEFTKQTIEAEVEIRWSRPDANPEFNCVGCLFLNLAPENKPLIKKVQEVLGFDDVL, encoded by the coding sequence ATGGCTGATACAAAAATAGATAGTTTCTCAATCTTTGAGGTAATAGATAAGCACAGTCGTGAGCATATAGGACAACTTGGTGATGTTTCTAAAGATGGCATTATGTTACTAACCACCAAACCATTAATTCTGAACCAAACCAGAGAAGTTATTATCCGCTTACCTGCCAGCGATGCGTTTTATCAAGAAGTTATCCCACTAGACATAGACCCTTTATGGGTAAAACCTGATGAAACACAACACGAACTCTACCGTGTTGGTTGCCAATTTGTAAAAACAGACCGTGCTGAATTAGAAATGTTAATTCGCCAATTTGGTGCAAAACGCAGTACACGTAAAAACTTATTGTTTTATCTTGATGTTCTTGAAAAAGATAGCGAAGAATTATTAGGCCATTTGGGCGACATATCGGACAGTGGCATTATGCTGATTACATCCTATACCATGCCATTAGGAGAATCGCGCGATATCATCATAAAACTACCCGATATAGAAGAATTTACAAAACAAACGATAGAAGCAGAAGTCGAAATTCGCTGGTCACGTCCTGATGCAAACCCCGAATTTAACTGCGTAGGTTGCTTATTTTTAAATCTTGCGCCTGAAAACAAACCACTCATTAAAAAAGTCCAAGAAGTATTAGGTTTTGATGATGTTTTGTAA
- the lptC gene encoding LPS export ABC transporter periplasmic protein LptC, whose product MDKEQWAGWTLLLLVAGFSTIWLYRMEKDSAIMSEEDLSRVPDYTLGRFTATQLDKTGLLQHRLTAETMVHYPVIETELRAPVLFFYDKGQPAWQIVAEQGRVSPDNKNLWLLGETIMERQSVAPTEQLRLISRDVWIQVEPQTAETIEPTTILGQNAETHSVGMKVYLPTHVLELRSQVRGRYVYQ is encoded by the coding sequence ATGGATAAAGAACAATGGGCTGGTTGGACTTTATTATTGCTGGTTGCGGGATTTTCTACGATATGGTTATATCGCATGGAAAAAGACTCAGCCATTATGTCAGAAGAAGATTTATCCCGTGTTCCAGACTATACCCTAGGTCGTTTTACGGCGACACAATTGGATAAAACAGGGTTGTTACAACATCGTTTAACGGCTGAAACGATGGTACATTATCCCGTAATAGAAACTGAATTACGTGCGCCTGTGCTGTTTTTCTATGATAAAGGGCAACCTGCATGGCAAATTGTCGCTGAACAAGGACGAGTTTCACCTGATAATAAAAACCTATGGTTATTAGGAGAAACAATCATGGAACGACAATCTGTTGCGCCCACAGAGCAGTTACGTCTGATAAGTAGAGATGTGTGGATACAAGTCGAGCCACAAACCGCAGAAACTATTGAACCAACAACGATTTTAGGGCAAAATGCGGAAACACACAGTGTTGGCATGAAGGTCTATTTACCGACGCACGTGTTAGAATTACGTTCACAAGTAAGAGGGCGATATGTCTATCAATAA
- a CDS encoding low molecular weight protein-tyrosine-phosphatase — MIQVLFVCMGNICRSPTAEGVFRYYVEQAKLADDIKIDSAGTHAYHVGEQPDSRSQMAALKRGFNLSTIRARQVHLQDFTTFDYVLAMDKQNHKILQSLCPPSEKQRLHLFLDFAPQLMTSEVPDPYYGQGQTGFEHVLNLVEAASKGLLDHLRAKLNE, encoded by the coding sequence ATGATTCAGGTTCTTTTTGTTTGTATGGGAAATATTTGTCGTTCCCCCACCGCAGAAGGCGTGTTCCGTTATTATGTGGAACAGGCAAAATTAGCGGATGATATTAAAATCGATTCAGCGGGTACACATGCTTATCATGTGGGGGAACAACCTGACAGCCGTTCCCAGATGGCGGCATTAAAACGCGGCTTTAATTTAAGCACTATTCGTGCTCGACAAGTACATCTACAGGACTTTACAACGTTTGATTATGTTTTAGCGATGGATAAACAAAACCATAAAATTCTACAGTCTTTATGTCCACCCAGTGAAAAACAGCGTTTGCACTTATTTTTGGATTTTGCACCACAGCTCATGACCAGTGAAGTGCCTGACCCTTATTATGGGCAAGGTCAAACGGGGTTCGAACATGTATTAAATCTAGTAGAGGCGGCAAGTAAGGGGCTATTAGACCACTTACGCGCTAAATTGAATGAGTAA
- the infA gene encoding translation initiation factor IF-1, translated as MAKEDNIEMEGTVIETLPNTMFRVQLDNGHVVTAHISGRMRKNYIRILTGDKVTVQLTPYDLSKGRIVYRAR; from the coding sequence ATGGCGAAAGAAGATAATATTGAAATGGAAGGAACGGTTATTGAAACCCTACCAAACACCATGTTTCGAGTGCAATTAGATAATGGTCATGTTGTTACTGCCCATATTTCTGGTCGGATGCGCAAAAATTACATCCGTATTTTAACGGGCGATAAAGTAACTGTGCAATTAACCCCTTACGATTTAAGCAAAGGTCGTATCGTTTACCGAGCGCGTTAA
- the rpoD gene encoding RNA polymerase sigma factor RpoD, with protein MNYEQEDSQLKLLIAKGKEQGFLTYHEVNDHLPDDLVDPEQIEGVISMINDMGIMVHDEYVPDADSLLMSDNAVAPDDDDAAEEAAAALANVDSEFGRTTDPVRMYMREMGTVDLLTREGEIKIAKRIEEGLTQALTALATHPDIIGEFLGLYDKVAIEEIKLSDLISGFADHTNPDDEVPASALADNAEDIDEDEIITVAGAGGEEDEEGGMLEEVTLDMEEASNRFNRLREAHQQMVATLEKHGLSSNEFQQARQDVTDVFLQFKLVTKLIDDLSLRLQNDVATIREQENIIRDICIKKVQMDKKEFLSSFKNNMTNPEWIPNLLKGNKAYVENLKKYADDLMQHQSKLIAMEKQSRLDLAEIKEINRRMSIGEAKARRAKKEMIEANLRLVISIAKKYTNRGLQFLDLIQEGNIGLMKAVDKFEYKRGYKFSTYATWWIRQAITRSIADQARTIRIPVHMIETINKLNRVARQILQEKGREATPEELAEKMEMPEDKIRKVLKIAKEPISMETPIGDDEDSHLGDFIEDTSIPAPLESATFEGLRRATQEMLHSLTPREAKVLRMRFGIDMSTDHTLEEVGKQFDVTRERIRQIEAKALRKLRHPSRSEQLRSFLD; from the coding sequence ATGAACTACGAACAAGAAGACTCTCAGTTAAAACTACTCATTGCAAAGGGTAAGGAACAAGGTTTTCTAACTTATCATGAAGTCAATGATCATTTACCTGATGATCTCGTCGACCCTGAGCAGATTGAAGGTGTCATTAGCATGATCAATGATATGGGAATCATGGTGCATGATGAATATGTGCCAGACGCGGATTCCCTATTAATGAGTGATAATGCGGTTGCACCCGACGATGATGATGCAGCAGAAGAAGCCGCCGCCGCCCTTGCTAATGTCGACAGTGAATTTGGACGTACAACTGACCCCGTGCGGATGTATATGCGCGAAATGGGAACAGTGGATTTATTAACCCGCGAGGGTGAAATTAAAATTGCGAAACGGATTGAAGAAGGCTTAACCCAAGCCCTTACCGCATTAGCAACCCATCCAGATATTATTGGAGAGTTTCTAGGTCTTTACGATAAAGTTGCTATTGAAGAAATTAAATTGTCCGATTTGATTTCTGGTTTTGCTGATCATACCAATCCTGATGATGAAGTCCCTGCTTCCGCACTTGCGGATAATGCGGAAGACATTGATGAAGATGAAATTATAACCGTCGCAGGTGCGGGCGGGGAAGAAGATGAAGAAGGGGGCATGTTAGAAGAAGTCACGCTAGATATGGAAGAGGCTTCTAATCGGTTTAATCGTTTGCGCGAAGCGCATCAACAGATGGTAGCTACCTTAGAAAAACACGGTTTAAGCTCCAACGAATTCCAACAAGCCCGCCAAGATGTGACCGATGTTTTCTTACAATTTAAACTGGTAACAAAATTAATTGATGATTTAAGCCTGCGTTTACAAAACGATGTCGCTACCATTCGTGAGCAAGAAAATATCATCCGTGACATTTGCATCAAAAAAGTGCAGATGGATAAAAAAGAGTTTTTAAGCTCTTTCAAGAACAACATGACGAATCCTGAATGGATTCCTAACTTGTTAAAGGGTAACAAAGCGTATGTAGAAAACTTGAAAAAATACGCTGATGACCTGATGCAACACCAAAGCAAGTTGATTGCGATGGAAAAACAATCGCGTTTAGACCTTGCTGAAATCAAGGAAATTAATCGTCGCATGTCAATTGGGGAAGCAAAAGCCCGCCGTGCAAAAAAAGAAATGATTGAGGCAAACTTGCGTCTAGTTATTTCCATCGCCAAAAAATACACCAATCGTGGGTTACAATTTCTTGATTTAATTCAAGAAGGTAATATCGGCTTGATGAAAGCGGTGGATAAGTTTGAATACAAGCGCGGTTATAAATTCTCTACCTATGCGACTTGGTGGATACGCCAAGCAATTACCCGCTCCATTGCTGACCAAGCCCGCACAATTCGTATTCCTGTTCACATGATTGAAACTATTAATAAACTTAATCGTGTTGCACGGCAAATTCTACAAGAAAAAGGTCGTGAAGCCACCCCTGAAGAATTAGCCGAAAAAATGGAAATGCCTGAAGATAAAATTCGCAAAGTGTTAAAAATTGCGAAAGAACCCATTTCTATGGAAACCCCTATCGGTGATGATGAAGATTCGCATTTAGGCGATTTTATCGAAGACACCAGCATTCCTGCCCCCTTAGAATCCGCCACATTTGAAGGCTTACGCCGTGCAACACAAGAAATGTTACACAGCCTAACCCCACGTGAAGCAAAAGTATTACGGATGCGTTTTGGCATTGACATGTCCACCGACCACACATTGGAAGAAGTGGGCAAGCAATTCGACGTAACCCGCGAGCGTATTCGCCAAATTGAAGCGAAAGCCCTCCGTAAATTACGCCATCCCAGCCGTTCCGAGCAGTTACGGAGCTTTTTAGATTAG
- the ald gene encoding alanine dehydrogenase — MLIGVPKEIKTHEYRVGLIPATVRELVTHGHRVIVERHAGDGIGMDDAAYQKAGASIVDTAAEIFANAEMVVKVKEPQPAECAMLHTDQVLFTYLHLAPDPEQTKALLNSGAVCIAYETVTSATGGLPLLAPMSEVAGRMSIQAGASCLEKAHGGLGVLLGGVPGVKPAKVVILGGGVVGSNAAFIAVGMGAEVVIIDRSIDVLRGLWRQFGASIETVYSTTDAIEQHVLSADLVIGGVLIPGAAAPKLVTKEHVQNMKAGAVIVDVAIDQGGCFATSHPTTHAEPTYLVNQVIHYCVANMPGAVPRTSTVALNNATLPHVLALADKGYRQALLDDVYLRQGLNIYQGKVTHHQVANALGHHYLDALTALA, encoded by the coding sequence ATGTTAATAGGTGTTCCTAAAGAAATTAAAACCCATGAATATCGGGTTGGGTTAATCCCTGCAACGGTGCGCGAGTTAGTAACGCATGGGCATCGTGTCATAGTTGAGCGTCATGCGGGCGATGGCATCGGTATGGATGATGCGGCTTATCAAAAAGCAGGCGCGAGTATTGTGGATACCGCTGCTGAAATCTTTGCTAATGCTGAAATGGTGGTGAAGGTGAAAGAACCCCAGCCCGCAGAATGTGCCATGTTGCATACAGACCAAGTGTTGTTTACGTATTTGCATCTAGCCCCTGATCCTGAACAGACTAAAGCTTTATTAAATAGTGGTGCTGTCTGTATTGCTTATGAAACGGTTACATCAGCAACAGGGGGGTTACCGCTCCTTGCTCCAATGTCAGAAGTTGCAGGACGTATGTCGATTCAGGCGGGTGCTTCCTGCTTAGAAAAGGCGCATGGGGGGTTAGGTGTATTACTAGGCGGTGTCCCCGGTGTAAAACCTGCGAAAGTCGTTATTTTAGGCGGTGGCGTGGTCGGCTCTAATGCGGCATTTATTGCGGTGGGCATGGGGGCGGAAGTTGTTATTATTGATCGTTCTATCGATGTGTTACGTGGATTGTGGCGACAATTTGGGGCGAGTATTGAAACGGTTTATTCAACAACCGATGCTATAGAACAGCATGTATTAAGTGCTGATTTGGTGATTGGGGGCGTACTGATTCCGGGGGCTGCCGCCCCTAAGTTGGTTACAAAAGAGCATGTGCAAAATATGAAAGCAGGTGCTGTTATTGTTGATGTTGCTATTGATCAGGGCGGTTGTTTTGCAACGTCACATCCGACAACCCACGCTGAACCTACTTACTTGGTCAACCAAGTTATTCATTATTGTGTAGCAAATATGCCGGGTGCAGTACCGCGCACGTCCACTGTTGCTTTAAATAATGCAACCTTACCGCACGTATTAGCGTTAGCTGATAAGGGTTATCGCCAAGCGTTGTTAGATGATGTTTATTTACGTCAAGGATTAAATATTTATCAAGGAAAAGTGACTCATCATCAAGTCGCAAATGCCTTAGGTCATCATTACTTAGACGCATTAACTGCATTAGCTTGA
- a CDS encoding SPFH domain-containing protein, which produces MSFWKSLTGEFIDIIEWLDDSQDTLVYRFERHDNEIKNGAKLIVREGQEAVFIKEGQHKRTIDMDILEPADTFTPGTYTLDTKNLPILSTLMGWKYGFDSPFKAEVYFVNTRRFLDQKWGTPNPIILRDPEFQMVQIRAFGTYSYRIIKPAYFIKEIVGTAGSFKTEDINKQLRDFIVSRFTDAMGESRMSVLDMAAKHDELGDFVKEKIKAEFAELGVELLKVVITNINLPPELDAAFKKRSSMGILGNMQTYTQYQTAEAIGKAAEHGGGGMAGTAMDAGMGMAMGMNMANQMNNAMQQPQHASPSAPPPLPQALAFHLAIAGQTQGPFELPALQHYVKTGQLTRDTLVWKQGMANWTAAGQIMELASLFSSMPPPLPPH; this is translated from the coding sequence ATGTCTTTCTGGAAAAGTCTGACGGGCGAATTCATTGACATCATCGAATGGCTAGATGATTCACAAGATACCCTTGTTTACCGTTTTGAACGGCACGATAACGAAATCAAAAACGGTGCAAAACTTATTGTGCGTGAAGGACAAGAAGCTGTGTTTATTAAAGAAGGACAACATAAACGCACTATCGACATGGATATTCTTGAACCTGCCGATACCTTTACACCGGGAACGTACACCCTAGACACAAAAAACCTACCCATTCTATCAACTTTAATGGGTTGGAAATACGGTTTTGACAGCCCTTTTAAAGCCGAAGTCTATTTTGTTAATACCCGCCGTTTTCTTGACCAAAAATGGGGAACACCTAACCCTATTATTCTGCGCGACCCCGAATTTCAAATGGTACAAATTCGTGCTTTTGGTACATACTCCTATCGTATTATTAAACCTGCTTATTTTATTAAAGAAATTGTCGGCACAGCGGGTAGTTTTAAAACCGAAGACATTAACAAACAACTGCGTGATTTCATCGTCTCTCGTTTTACCGATGCGATGGGTGAAAGCCGCATGTCCGTGCTAGATATGGCGGCAAAACACGATGAACTGGGCGATTTTGTTAAAGAAAAAATCAAAGCTGAATTTGCTGAATTAGGCGTAGAACTGCTAAAAGTGGTTATCACCAATATTAACTTACCACCAGAACTTGATGCCGCCTTTAAAAAACGCAGTAGCATGGGAATTTTAGGCAACATGCAAACCTACACCCAATACCAAACCGCCGAAGCGATAGGCAAAGCCGCAGAACACGGCGGTGGTGGCATGGCAGGTACAGCAATGGATGCGGGTATGGGAATGGCAATGGGCATGAACATGGCAAATCAAATGAACAACGCCATGCAACAACCCCAACACGCAAGCCCAAGTGCGCCCCCTCCCTTACCACAAGCCCTTGCATTTCACCTTGCCATTGCAGGACAAACACAAGGACCCTTTGAATTACCTGCATTACAACACTATGTAAAGACAGGGCAATTAACCCGCGATACCCTAGTCTGGAAACAAGGGATGGCAAACTGGACAGCGGCGGGACAAATCATGGAACTAGCCAGCCTATTTTCAAGTATGCCGCCCCCCTTGCCTCCTCATTAA
- the rpsU gene encoding 30S ribosomal protein S21, translating to MPNVRVKENEPFEVAIRRFKRSCEKAGVLAEVHRREFYEKPTSVRKRKAAAAVKRHMKKLQRDVTRRERLY from the coding sequence ATGCCTAATGTCCGCGTCAAAGAAAATGAACCTTTTGAAGTCGCTATTCGTCGTTTCAAACGCTCTTGTGAAAAAGCAGGTGTTCTTGCTGAAGTTCATCGCCGTGAATTCTACGAAAAACCCACCTCTGTCCGTAAGCGTAAAGCTGCTGCTGCTGTCAAACGTCACATGAAGAAACTTCAACGTGATGTAACGCGCAGAGAGCGTCTTTACTAA
- a CDS encoding GatB/YqeY domain-containing protein yields the protein MTDSLKLRIQEDMKTAMRAQEKERLGTIRMLMAAIKQREVDERITLDDTQIVAVLDKMIKQRRDSFSQFSAAGRTDLADKESREIEVLQSYMPQALSEAELTALITAVIAETGATSIKDLGKVMGLLKPQVQGRADMSVVSTELKKRLG from the coding sequence ATGACTGATTCTCTCAAACTGCGTATTCAAGAAGACATGAAAACCGCAATGCGGGCGCAAGAAAAAGAGCGTTTAGGTACGATTCGCATGTTAATGGCGGCGATTAAACAACGTGAAGTTGATGAACGCATTACCCTAGATGACACACAAATCGTGGCTGTGCTTGATAAAATGATTAAGCAACGCCGTGATTCATTCAGCCAATTCTCTGCCGCAGGTCGTACCGATTTAGCGGACAAAGAATCCCGCGAAATTGAAGTTCTCCAATCCTACATGCCTCAAGCACTAAGCGAAGCCGAATTGACCGCTTTAATAACGGCTGTCATTGCCGAAACGGGCGCGACTTCTATCAAAGATTTAGGCAAAGTCATGGGTTTATTAAAACCCCAAGTACAAGGGCGGGCTGACATGTCCGTTGTCAGTACCGAATTAAAAAAACGCTTAGGATAA
- the dnaG gene encoding DNA primase encodes MRIARSFINDLVARADIVEIIDSYVPLRKAGRNYVACCPFHNEKTPSFSVSAEKQFYHCFGCGVHGTVLTFLVEHGRMDFYEAVHELSSRLGINVIYEEGSDNKSTFIETHSDLYAVMVAAARYYQQQLHQPVGREALAYLQRRGLSDTVIAEFEIGYAPAEWDGLLKALKVDSATLLQAGLLTEHESGKQYDRFRHRVMFPIHDQRGQVIAFGGRVLDDSKPKYLNSPETPLFSKGKELYHWDKVRKARALKRVVVVEGYMDVVALTQHHVTNGVATLGTATTPDHLQRLFRSVSDIVFCFDGDEAGRKAAWRTVETVLPLLQDGRQISFAFLPEEDDPDSFVRRQGTDAFNTYLDEALPLSQFLLNTLTQQVKLDSIEGQARLTELIRPYINQLPDGTYRELLLKNLKKLVPVDLKKSTTLKDIGKKTENAFNRTPKKANFKELSLVEQLIVYLLLYPQFAQEIEYPNKKLSGLYLENIDLLIHILVLVRNNPTLTLAGICEQWRDTDYAELVNRFAIYQPHFLEEQRCFDVKQEFNDVIQRLYAEYERQRWQFLLQKFQKGTITEEEKQEFKTVNPKGVR; translated from the coding sequence ATGCGTATTGCTCGAAGTTTTATTAATGATCTGGTTGCGCGTGCCGACATTGTAGAAATTATAGATAGTTACGTTCCTTTACGTAAAGCAGGACGTAATTATGTTGCTTGTTGTCCTTTTCACAATGAAAAAACACCTTCTTTTTCAGTCAGTGCCGAAAAACAGTTTTACCACTGTTTTGGTTGTGGTGTGCATGGAACAGTGCTGACTTTTTTGGTAGAACATGGACGGATGGATTTTTATGAAGCCGTACACGAACTATCATCCCGTTTAGGAATTAACGTTATTTATGAAGAAGGTAGCGACAATAAATCCACTTTTATAGAAACACACAGTGATTTATATGCCGTGATGGTGGCTGCTGCACGTTATTATCAACAACAGCTACATCAACCTGTTGGACGCGAAGCCCTCGCCTACCTACAACGACGCGGTTTGTCCGATACAGTGATTGCAGAATTTGAAATAGGTTACGCGCCCGCTGAATGGGATGGTTTGTTAAAAGCCTTAAAAGTTGATAGTGCTACCTTATTACAAGCGGGTTTATTAACTGAACACGAATCGGGTAAACAATATGACCGTTTCCGTCATCGAGTCATGTTTCCGATTCATGACCAACGCGGACAAGTCATTGCTTTTGGTGGACGTGTATTAGACGACAGTAAACCAAAATACTTAAACTCACCAGAAACCCCTTTATTTTCAAAAGGAAAAGAGCTGTATCATTGGGATAAAGTTCGCAAAGCACGTGCTTTAAAACGGGTTGTGGTGGTTGAAGGCTACATGGATGTTGTTGCATTAACACAACATCATGTAACAAACGGGGTGGCAACCTTAGGGACGGCGACAACGCCAGACCACTTGCAACGCTTGTTTCGTAGTGTGAGCGACATTGTTTTTTGTTTTGATGGTGACGAGGCAGGACGTAAAGCCGCATGGCGAACGGTAGAGACGGTGTTACCCTTATTACAAGATGGACGACAAATCAGTTTTGCCTTTTTACCAGAGGAAGATGATCCTGATAGTTTTGTCCGTCGGCAAGGAACGGACGCATTTAACACTTATTTGGATGAAGCCTTGCCATTATCACAATTTTTGCTCAACACCCTTACCCAACAAGTAAAACTCGATAGCATTGAAGGACAAGCACGTTTAACAGAACTCATTAGACCCTATATTAATCAACTACCTGATGGCACATATCGAGAGTTATTATTAAAAAATTTGAAAAAATTAGTCCCTGTAGATTTAAAAAAATCGACTACACTTAAGGACATTGGTAAAAAAACAGAAAATGCTTTTAATAGAACACCTAAGAAAGCAAACTTCAAAGAACTTTCATTAGTTGAACAACTCATTGTTTATCTACTACTTTACCCACAATTTGCTCAAGAAATTGAGTACCCAAATAAAAAATTATCAGGACTTTACTTAGAAAATATCGATTTATTGATTCATATCCTTGTTTTAGTCAGAAACAATCCAACATTGACGCTTGCAGGTATTTGCGAACAGTGGCGAGACACGGATTATGCGGAGCTTGTTAATCGGTTCGCAATTTATCAACCACATTTTTTAGAAGAACAACGCTGTTTTGATGTAAAACAAGAATTTAATGATGTTATTCAGCGTTTATACGCAGAGTATGAAAGACAACGCTGGCAGTTTTTGCTACAAAAGTTTCAAAAAGGCACAATTACAGAAGAAGAAAAACAAGAGTTTAAAACGGTAAACCCCAAAGGGGTTCGTTAA
- a CDS encoding translocation/assembly module TamB domain-containing protein, translated as MLSLGTYLTPQLYVGYGLSLVNQNRIFNIRYELSRKWGVEASIGTEDKGADFSYILEW; from the coding sequence ATGTTAAGTTTAGGCACGTATTTAACACCTCAACTATATGTAGGTTACGGGCTGAGTTTGGTTAATCAAAATAGAATTTTTAACATTCGCTATGAATTAAGCCGTAAATGGGGTGTTGAAGCCTCCATAGGCACAGAAGATAAAGGGGCTGATTTTTCGTATATTTTGGAGTGGTAG
- a CDS encoding DMT family transporter codes for MVNKPLQATFLLLLASFIWGTTFVAQRISMGHIGPFMFTALRFALGGLLLMPVFLFLRARQPIASVVAIDKRMALLGGGCLGILLFSAATIQQVSLIYTAAGKAGFITGLYVILVPLLGLVWRQYPDLGTWVGSMLAVMGLYLLSVGTDFSLAYGDFLVLISTIFWALHVLAIAWFVQKVDALLLAITQFLVCALLSFLVAVVVETITLQSMMNAGIPILYGGLLSVGIAYTLQIIGQRHLHPTSAALIMSTETIFAALAGWLILGETFSERGIIGCILMLTGIILSQLQITYSRLQRCYGWLIAKV; via the coding sequence ATGGTCAATAAACCACTGCAAGCAACATTTTTATTATTATTGGCATCCTTTATATGGGGTACAACCTTTGTTGCACAACGGATAAGCATGGGACATATTGGTCCTTTTATGTTTACCGCACTTCGCTTTGCGTTGGGTGGCTTGTTGTTAATGCCTGTTTTTCTTTTTTTGCGCGCAAGACAGCCGATAGCCTCTGTCGTAGCAATTGATAAGCGAATGGCTTTATTAGGTGGGGGATGTTTGGGCATTCTGCTTTTTTCTGCGGCAACGATTCAACAGGTTAGTTTAATTTATACCGCAGCGGGTAAAGCAGGCTTTATCACAGGCTTATATGTAATTCTTGTGCCTTTGTTGGGGTTAGTTTGGCGACAATATCCTGATTTAGGGACGTGGGTGGGTTCAATGTTGGCGGTGATGGGTTTGTACTTGTTGAGTGTTGGCACAGATTTTAGTTTGGCGTATGGGGATTTTTTGGTGCTGATTAGTACGATTTTTTGGGCATTACACGTGTTGGCAATTGCGTGGTTTGTGCAAAAAGTGGATGCCTTATTGTTAGCCATTACCCAATTTTTGGTGTGTGCTTTATTGAGTTTTTTGGTGGCGGTGGTGGTGGAAACAATAACTTTACAAAGTATGATGAATGCAGGTATTCCAATTTTATACGGTGGTTTGTTATCCGTTGGTATTGCTTATACTTTACAAATTATTGGACAACGCCATTTACATCCTACCAGTGCCGCATTAATTATGAGTACAGAAACTATTTTTGCAGCGTTAGCAGGGTGGCTTATTTTGGGTGAAACTTTTTCGGAGCGCGGCATAATAGGTTGTATTTTAATGTTGACGGGAATTATTTTGTCACAATTGCAAATAACTTATTCACGGCTACAGCGGTGTTATGGATGGTTAATTGCTAAAGTTTAA